The DNA region GCCGGTTGATCGACTGGATCAAGCCGCGCGACGTCGCTTGCGTCGATCGGAAATAATTCCCAGCGGTCGCACCACAACCCGCCGCAGCGCTCGCATTGATCGAGCGCAATCAGGTAACCGCTACGCGAGTGCGCGGTGACTGGCCGCAGCGCGATGTCGCAATTGGGACAGGCGGGGGCACTCATACGGCTGTGCCGTGCGCGAGTGCGCGCAGAATCGCGATGCGCCGCGCCAACGGCGGATGCGTCGCTAGCAGGTCCGCCAACCGTCCGTCGCGGGAACCGATACTGCGCTGCAACGGATCGCTGATGAACAGGTGTGCAGTACCACGAGTCGCAGCGCGCAACGGCGTCGCGATGGCGCCGATCTTCTCCAGCGCGCGCGCCAACCCCAGCGGGTTACGCGTGAGCTCCGCCGCCGTCGCGTCCGCCAGGTATTCGCGTTGCCGTGAGATCGCCATCGCCAACAAGCGCGACAGCAAGGGCGCAATCACCAATGCGATCGGCAGCAGAACGATCAGGAGGATGCCGCCGCGCCGGCGCCGCTCGCCGCCCACATAGAACATGCGCCGCCCCCAATCCGCCAGCATCACCAGGCCGCCCAACAGCACACCGACCACCGTCATCACCAGCGTATCGCGGTTGGCGATGTGCGCCATCTCGTGCGCGATCACGCCTTGCATCTCTTCGCGATCGAGCCGCTCCATCGCGCCCTCGGTCACCGCGATCGCGGCGTGCTGCGGGTCGCGACCGACAGACAAGGCGTTGGGCGCCGGATCGAGCAGCACGTAGATCGCTGGCTGCGGCAGCCCCGCCGCCAATGCCATCTCGGCCACGATGTTGCGCAGTTGGCGATGCTCGGCGAGATTGGGGTCGAGCGGATCGGCCAGCAGTGATGCCATCACCAGCCGGGCACCCGCAAAATACGACGTCAGCGCTAGGCCGCCCGACGCCACCAAGGCGA from Deltaproteobacteria bacterium includes:
- a CDS encoding M48 family metallopeptidase translates to MDLYARQVQNRRRTFAFLAVFILAFLSLGFALDVTTYGFLDPHGEGLPFVSFIALVASGGLALTSYFAGARLVMASLLADPLDPNLAEHRQLRNIVAEMALAAGLPQPAIYVLLDPAPNALSVGRDPQHAAIAVTEGAMERLDREEMQGVIAHEMAHIANRDTLVMTVVGVLLGGLVMLADWGRRMFYVGGERRRRGGILLIVLLPIALVIAPLLSRLLAMAISRQREYLADATAAELTRNPLGLARALEKIGAIATPLRAATRGTAHLFISDPLQRSIGSRDGRLADLLATHPPLARRIAILRALAHGTAV